The Thermoclostridium stercorarium subsp. stercorarium DSM 8532 genome contains a region encoding:
- a CDS encoding iron-containing alcohol dehydrogenase, which translates to MLNFEFYCPTRVFFGRDQHKRVGEIIKSYGFKKVLLHYGEGSIKKTGLYDEVVKALNDAGIDFVELGGARPNPVLGLVRKGIEICRKENVDLVLAVGGGSAIDSGKAIAVGAANDCDPWLFFMKKREPERALPVGTILTLAATGSETSASAVITNEELKLKRGYNSDFHRPLFSILNPELTYTVSPYQTACGIVDIIMHTAERYLTQKGEAEVTDRIAEAVLKSTINAGRKALKNPRDYKARATLMWAGSISHNGLTGLGRDFFMVSHQIEHEISGMFEEVAHGAGLAVVFPAWMKYAYKYNIPRFCQYAVRVWNCEMDYANPENTAIAGIEATEKFFREIGMPTTMKELNINVTDENIEEMAEKCTNYGERTLPGYIEYGKKEIIDILKLCM; encoded by the coding sequence ATGCTTAATTTTGAGTTTTACTGTCCTACACGGGTGTTCTTCGGCCGTGATCAGCACAAAAGAGTTGGAGAAATAATCAAGAGCTATGGTTTTAAAAAAGTACTGCTTCACTATGGTGAAGGAAGTATAAAGAAAACCGGGCTGTATGATGAAGTGGTAAAAGCTTTAAATGATGCCGGAATTGATTTTGTTGAGCTTGGCGGAGCAAGGCCCAATCCCGTTCTTGGATTGGTCAGGAAGGGAATAGAAATATGCAGAAAGGAAAATGTGGACCTGGTCCTGGCAGTAGGCGGGGGAAGCGCCATTGACTCAGGAAAGGCAATAGCCGTAGGTGCCGCCAATGACTGTGATCCGTGGTTGTTCTTTATGAAGAAAAGGGAACCCGAACGCGCACTGCCGGTAGGTACGATACTGACTCTCGCGGCAACGGGAAGTGAAACCAGCGCATCTGCCGTTATTACAAATGAAGAACTTAAGCTGAAAAGAGGATATAATTCCGACTTCCACAGGCCGCTGTTTTCAATATTGAATCCTGAATTGACATATACAGTTTCACCGTATCAGACTGCGTGTGGTATTGTAGATATAATTATGCATACTGCCGAAAGATATCTGACCCAGAAAGGTGAGGCGGAGGTTACCGACCGTATTGCGGAGGCGGTGCTGAAATCAACAATCAATGCTGGCAGGAAAGCCCTGAAAAACCCGCGGGATTATAAGGCAAGAGCTACGCTTATGTGGGCGGGCAGCATTTCCCATAACGGCCTTACAGGCCTTGGCAGGGACTTTTTTATGGTATCCCATCAGATCGAGCATGAAATCAGCGGAATGTTCGAGGAGGTTGCCCACGGGGCCGGCCTGGCGGTTGTTTTCCCCGCATGGATGAAATATGCGTATAAGTATAATATCCCGCGATTCTGCCAGTACGCGGTTAGGGTGTGGAACTGCGAAATGGATTATGCCAATCCGGAAAATACCGCAATTGCAGGCATTGAAGCGACTGAAAAGTTTTTCAGGGAAATTGGCATGCCGACGACGATGAAAGAGCTTAACATTAACGTTACCGATGAAAACATAGAAGAAATGGCGGAAAAGTGCACGAATTACGGTGAGCGCACTCTGCCCGGCTATATCGAATACGGTAAAAAGGAAATTATTGATATATTGAAACTGTGCATGTGA